A window from Candidatus Cloacimonadota bacterium encodes these proteins:
- a CDS encoding alpha/beta hydrolase — translation MTLKTLINRKSGMKAAGLPRSLLRECEVKVVRIRQRRVWTLCPKNNPAETLVLFLHGGAHFANLTRMHWRLVNKLIRATKSTFILPDYPLAPEADCEDVYGWLDEVRAELISRHPGQRLVFMGDSAGGGLALGFAQKIRNEGGRQPEAIILFSPWLDVSMDNPDLSRFDRKDKILSIKELKFAGKAFTGGLETTDFRVSPVHGDLAGLGRISVFTGTHDLLHADALKLRQVAEEHGVEICFYEYPGMFHDWVLITGLKESRDVIGKVAGFPGFGVH, via the coding sequence GTGACCCTGAAAACACTCATCAACCGCAAAAGTGGCATGAAGGCTGCCGGCCTGCCACGATCGCTGCTCAGGGAATGTGAGGTGAAAGTTGTTCGCATACGCCAGCGCCGGGTGTGGACGCTCTGTCCCAAAAACAACCCCGCTGAGACTTTGGTGCTGTTCCTGCATGGCGGGGCCCATTTCGCCAATCTCACCCGGATGCACTGGCGGCTGGTGAATAAACTCATCCGCGCCACCAAATCCACCTTTATATTGCCAGACTACCCGCTGGCCCCGGAAGCTGACTGCGAAGACGTTTACGGCTGGCTGGACGAGGTTCGCGCGGAGCTAATCTCCCGCCATCCCGGCCAGAGACTGGTTTTCATGGGGGATTCGGCAGGCGGCGGACTGGCCCTGGGTTTCGCGCAGAAGATCAGGAATGAGGGCGGCCGGCAACCGGAAGCGATCATCCTCTTTTCCCCCTGGCTGGATGTGAGCATGGACAACCCCGACCTTAGCAGATTTGACCGCAAGGACAAAATTCTGAGCATAAAAGAACTGAAATTCGCGGGCAAAGCCTTCACGGGAGGCCTGGAGACCACGGATTTCCGGGTGAGCCCCGTCCATGGCGATCTGGCCGGCTTGGGCAGGATCTCGGTCTTCACCGGCACCCACGACCTTCTGCACGCGGACGCCCTGAAGCTTCGGCAAGTGGCGGAGGAACACGGGGTCGAGATCTGCTTTTATGAATATCCGGGAATGTTTCACGATTGGGTGCTGATCACTGGCCTGAAGGAAAGCAGGGATGTGATCGGAAAAGTGGCTGGTTTTCC